One window from the genome of Drosophila albomicans strain 15112-1751.03 chromosome 2L, ASM965048v2, whole genome shotgun sequence encodes:
- the LOC117563466 gene encoding uncharacterized protein LOC117563466 translates to MLISRNYHITSLQTLIFSIVLIKLVASSRITVIADANNPDFESDARKTPATSAPSFIQLVIMRLIYGIASTIGVEDRLEDTFNGAFIPPNADDGLLGFGGGGGDSEGDGFLGGIFEGDDYL, encoded by the coding sequence ATGCTAATATCAAGAAATTATCACATTACATCGTTACAAACATTGATCTTCTCGATTGTGCTCATAAAGTTGGTGGCATCCTCAAGGATCACTGTGATAGCAGATGCAAATAATCCAGATTTTGAGAGCGATGCGCGGAAAACACCAGCTACCAGTGCCCCAAGTTTCATTCAACTTGTGATCATGCGCTTAATTTATGGCATTGCATCAACGATCGGCGTCGAGGATCGTTTAGAAGATACATTCAATGGAGCATTTATTCCTCCCAACGCTGACGATGGTCTTCTTGGAtttggcggtggtggtggcgaCAGTGAAGGAGATGGCTTTCTAGGCGGCATCTTTGAAGGAGACGATTATCTTTAA